One genomic window of Anguilla anguilla isolate fAngAng1 chromosome 13, fAngAng1.pri, whole genome shotgun sequence includes the following:
- the LOC118210787 gene encoding rho GTPase-activating protein 40 isoform X2, translating to MNVEPWAGPQDQSSTEHASAPERPDELCLDSFWSEVERIRQGSGDSEPEAGRRDSRQSEDGEQEEQWLQEAGLSPLISEDSADVESAVLLSTLTRTQAAAVQRRLDSYTSSLRKRNKPPPRDVRDIFTQTTLPESQDYEQLAPQSSMETARKTGSTDQQGRTLKEEIFITDVAYCEQAVILLKQAELPQNHGRRKRDDGTLPRVVSPQCRLGVTRVEDLSQQDMKKVRQLALIDMTALCDLLELDVKRQKTCKRKIPDSALFGVPLAMLLENDQKIKASTPVPLILQALLSFLEKKGIDSEGILRVPGSQTRIKVLQQKLENTFYSGGFSWDEVSPNDAAALLKKFIRELPSPLLTAEHLSAFSAVRDIPELKQKLHVLNLLVLLLPETNRNTLKVLLEFLSKVVSRERRNRMNLWAVSTIMAPNLFLHKALPSRLTDGVERGQAERAADIMRLLIRYQDLLWTIPNFLMSQVRKLNETSSRRYQFYDKRIKNLLRKIHADSKDKPDKNASEPCRTVKVQVGGVLSSSMEVRLNVNSRASDLLARVQQELCASDNGKGPLRRNGSVALPDCAVYEVGGNIGEHCLDPETHLLDLNNSNPGGEWVIRLKPPNSRGL from the exons ATGAACGTGGAGCCCTGGGCCGGCCCCCAAGACCAGTCCTCCACTGAGCACGCATCGGCCCCCGAGCGCCCCGACGAGCTGTGCCTGGACTCCTTCTGGAGCGAAGTAGAGCGCATCCGCCAGGGGAGCGGCGACAGCGAGCCAGAGGCCGGCCGCCGCGATTCCCGCCAATCTGAGG acggggagcaggaggagcagtggctgcaggaggcggggctgtCTCCCCTGATCAGCGAGGACAGCGCGGACGTGGAGAGCGCCGTTCTGCTGTCCACCCTGACGCGCACACAGGCCGCCGCCGTGCAGAGGCGCCTGGACTCCTACACCTCCTCCCTGCGCAAGAGGAACAAGCCGCCCCCCCGCGACGTCCGCGACATCTTCACACAG acgaCTCTGCCCGAATCCCAGGACTACGAGCAGCTGGCCCCACAGAGCAGCATGGAGACCGCGCGGAAGACAG GGAGCACGGATCAGCAGGGCAGGACGCTGAAGGAGGAGATCTTCATCACGGACGTGGCGTACTGCGAGCAGGCCGTCATCCTGCTCAAACAGGCCGAGCTGCCGCAGAACCACGGCCGCCGCAAGAGGGACGACGGGACTCTGCCT agGGTGGTGTCCCCGCAGTGCCGGCTGGGTGTGACCCGGGTCGAGGACCTGTCTCAGCAGGACATGAAGAAGGTGAGGCAGCTGGCTCTCATCGACATGACGGCCCTGTGTGACCTGCTGGAGCTCGACGTGAAAAGACAGAAGACCTGCAAGAGAAAgatcccag ATAGTGCTCTTTTTGGGGTTCCCCTGGCCATGCTGCTGGAGAACGATCAGAAGATCAAGGCCAGCACCCCTGTTCCTCTCATCCTGCAGGCA cTCCTGTCTTTCCTGGAGAAAAAGGGTATTGACTCTGAGGGTATCTTGCGAGTTCCAGGATCCCAGACCAGGATAAAG GTGCTGCAGCAGAAGCTGGAGAACACCTTCTACAGCGGCGGCTTCAGCTGGGACGAGGTCAGCCCAAACGACGCCGCCGCGCTCCTCAAGAAGTTCATCCGCGAGCTGCCGTCCCCGCTGCTGACCGCCGAGCACCTCAGCGCCTTCAGCGCGGTCCgcg ACATTCCAGAGCTGAAACAGAAGCTGCACGTGCTGAACCTGCTGGTCCTCCTGCTGCCAGAGACGAACAGGAACACACTGAAG gtgcTGCTGGAGTTCCTGAGTAAGGTGGTGTCCCGTGAGCGGAGGAACAGGATGAACCTGTGGGCCGTCTCCACCATCATGGCGCCCAACCTGTTCCTGCACAAGGCGCTGCCCAGCCGGCTGACGGACGGGGTGGAGCGCGGCCAGGCGGAGAGAGCCGCCGACATCATGAGACTCCTGATCCGCTACCAGGACCTGCTGTGGACC ATCCCCAACTTCCTGATGAGCCAGGTGCGCAAGCTGAACGAGACCAGCAGCCGCCGCTACCAGTTCTACGACAAGCGCATCAAGAACCTGCTGAGGAAGATCCACGCGGACAGCAAGGACAAGCCCGACAAGAACGCGTCCGAG ccctgCCGCACGGTGAAGGTCCAGGTGGGCGGGGTCCTCAGCAGCTCCATGGAGGTGCGGCTCAACGTCAACTCCCGCGCCTCCGACCTGCTGGCCCGCGTGCAGCAGGAGCTGTGCGCCTCCGACAACGGGAAGGGCCCGCTGAGGAG AAACGGCTCTGTTGCCCTTCCTGACTGTGCTGTTTACGAAGTGGGTGGAAACATCG GGGAGCACTGCCTGGACCCCGAAACGCACCTCCTGGACCTGAACAACAGCAACCCCGGCGGGGAGTGGGTCATCCGGCTCAAACCTCCCAACAGCAGGGGGCTCTAG
- the LOC118210787 gene encoding rho GTPase-activating protein 40 isoform X1: MPWGRSAPRTRRPPWGKAGTRPSARDPSPTEMNVEPWAGPQDQSSTEHASAPERPDELCLDSFWSEVERIRQGSGDSEPEAGRRDSRQSEDGEQEEQWLQEAGLSPLISEDSADVESAVLLSTLTRTQAAAVQRRLDSYTSSLRKRNKPPPRDVRDIFTQTTLPESQDYEQLAPQSSMETARKTGSTDQQGRTLKEEIFITDVAYCEQAVILLKQAELPQNHGRRKRDDGTLPRVVSPQCRLGVTRVEDLSQQDMKKVRQLALIDMTALCDLLELDVKRQKTCKRKIPDSALFGVPLAMLLENDQKIKASTPVPLILQALLSFLEKKGIDSEGILRVPGSQTRIKVLQQKLENTFYSGGFSWDEVSPNDAAALLKKFIRELPSPLLTAEHLSAFSAVRDIPELKQKLHVLNLLVLLLPETNRNTLKVLLEFLSKVVSRERRNRMNLWAVSTIMAPNLFLHKALPSRLTDGVERGQAERAADIMRLLIRYQDLLWTIPNFLMSQVRKLNETSSRRYQFYDKRIKNLLRKIHADSKDKPDKNASEPCRTVKVQVGGVLSSSMEVRLNVNSRASDLLARVQQELCASDNGKGPLRRNGSVALPDCAVYEVGGNIGEHCLDPETHLLDLNNSNPGGEWVIRLKPPNSRGL, encoded by the exons GGACCCCAGCCCCACCGAGATGAACGTGGAGCCCTGGGCCGGCCCCCAAGACCAGTCCTCCACTGAGCACGCATCGGCCCCCGAGCGCCCCGACGAGCTGTGCCTGGACTCCTTCTGGAGCGAAGTAGAGCGCATCCGCCAGGGGAGCGGCGACAGCGAGCCAGAGGCCGGCCGCCGCGATTCCCGCCAATCTGAGG acggggagcaggaggagcagtggctgcaggaggcggggctgtCTCCCCTGATCAGCGAGGACAGCGCGGACGTGGAGAGCGCCGTTCTGCTGTCCACCCTGACGCGCACACAGGCCGCCGCCGTGCAGAGGCGCCTGGACTCCTACACCTCCTCCCTGCGCAAGAGGAACAAGCCGCCCCCCCGCGACGTCCGCGACATCTTCACACAG acgaCTCTGCCCGAATCCCAGGACTACGAGCAGCTGGCCCCACAGAGCAGCATGGAGACCGCGCGGAAGACAG GGAGCACGGATCAGCAGGGCAGGACGCTGAAGGAGGAGATCTTCATCACGGACGTGGCGTACTGCGAGCAGGCCGTCATCCTGCTCAAACAGGCCGAGCTGCCGCAGAACCACGGCCGCCGCAAGAGGGACGACGGGACTCTGCCT agGGTGGTGTCCCCGCAGTGCCGGCTGGGTGTGACCCGGGTCGAGGACCTGTCTCAGCAGGACATGAAGAAGGTGAGGCAGCTGGCTCTCATCGACATGACGGCCCTGTGTGACCTGCTGGAGCTCGACGTGAAAAGACAGAAGACCTGCAAGAGAAAgatcccag ATAGTGCTCTTTTTGGGGTTCCCCTGGCCATGCTGCTGGAGAACGATCAGAAGATCAAGGCCAGCACCCCTGTTCCTCTCATCCTGCAGGCA cTCCTGTCTTTCCTGGAGAAAAAGGGTATTGACTCTGAGGGTATCTTGCGAGTTCCAGGATCCCAGACCAGGATAAAG GTGCTGCAGCAGAAGCTGGAGAACACCTTCTACAGCGGCGGCTTCAGCTGGGACGAGGTCAGCCCAAACGACGCCGCCGCGCTCCTCAAGAAGTTCATCCGCGAGCTGCCGTCCCCGCTGCTGACCGCCGAGCACCTCAGCGCCTTCAGCGCGGTCCgcg ACATTCCAGAGCTGAAACAGAAGCTGCACGTGCTGAACCTGCTGGTCCTCCTGCTGCCAGAGACGAACAGGAACACACTGAAG gtgcTGCTGGAGTTCCTGAGTAAGGTGGTGTCCCGTGAGCGGAGGAACAGGATGAACCTGTGGGCCGTCTCCACCATCATGGCGCCCAACCTGTTCCTGCACAAGGCGCTGCCCAGCCGGCTGACGGACGGGGTGGAGCGCGGCCAGGCGGAGAGAGCCGCCGACATCATGAGACTCCTGATCCGCTACCAGGACCTGCTGTGGACC ATCCCCAACTTCCTGATGAGCCAGGTGCGCAAGCTGAACGAGACCAGCAGCCGCCGCTACCAGTTCTACGACAAGCGCATCAAGAACCTGCTGAGGAAGATCCACGCGGACAGCAAGGACAAGCCCGACAAGAACGCGTCCGAG ccctgCCGCACGGTGAAGGTCCAGGTGGGCGGGGTCCTCAGCAGCTCCATGGAGGTGCGGCTCAACGTCAACTCCCGCGCCTCCGACCTGCTGGCCCGCGTGCAGCAGGAGCTGTGCGCCTCCGACAACGGGAAGGGCCCGCTGAGGAG AAACGGCTCTGTTGCCCTTCCTGACTGTGCTGTTTACGAAGTGGGTGGAAACATCG GGGAGCACTGCCTGGACCCCGAAACGCACCTCCTGGACCTGAACAACAGCAACCCCGGCGGGGAGTGGGTCATCCGGCTCAAACCTCCCAACAGCAGGGGGCTCTAG